CGGCGCAGTTCTACAACGGCATTCCGGGCAGCGGAAGTATCTCTGCCAGGGAGGGAGACTTTCGCACCACCGTGAACTACATTGCCCTGGGCTCGCAACTGGAGGCTGTTGGGCGGCTCCACCTGAGGGTTTTGACACGTCATCCCACGCAAGGCGCGGCGATGGTGGCAGAGGGATCGCTGGGGGGCGTCGCCGTCGATCGAAGGCTGGGAGGCTGCTTCGGGATCATGGTGGGTGGCCTGATGGTCGCCGGCGCTCCGCTTTCGCCAGCCCTTATTGCCGGGATAAACGGGGAGAACAACATGGACTTCAACTCCGCTCTTGCCTTCGTGCTTGCCGGGTCCGCGCTTGGTCTGGTGCTGTTGGGATGGATGGTAAGCCTTTACAATGCCATCGTCACACTCAAGAAACAGGCGGAGCGCGCGTGGTCGGATATTGACGTGCAACTGCAGATGCGCTGGGACCTGGTGCCCAACCTGGTGGAGACGGTGAAGGCATACGCGCAGCACGAGCGACAGATCTTCGAGGCCACGCTGGCCGCAAGGGAACGCGCGCTCGGCGCGCGGGACAGAAGAACCCGGATCTCTGCGGAGGACCGACTGGAGCAGACTCTGCCGCCACTGCTGGCCATAGCCGAGGACTATCCGCAACTCAAGGCATCGGAAAACTTCCTGAAACTGCAGCAGCAGTTGCAGGAGATGGAGGACATCATTGCCGACCGCAGGGAGATTTACAATGACAGCGCGACGAACTTCAATACGTTCATCCAGTCCTTTCCGGGACTGCTGATGGCAGGCGCGCTGTCCGAGAAGCCGCTGCCGCTGTTCCAGGCGGAACCGGCGGCGCGTCAGCATCCGCTCTCCGGAAGATCGCCTTCGGCCGGTGGCGGACACAATGCGGGAGGATAACAACGATGCAATACCGATCGCTGGGGCGCACGGGCGTCAAAGTCAGCAAGCTCTGTCTGGGATGCATGATGTTCGGCCGCAAGACGGACGAGGCGGAAAGCATCCGTATGGTGCACCGCGCCATGGACGCGGGCATCAATTTCCTGGACACGGCCAACGTCTATGCCCGTGGAGCAAGCGAGGAGATCACCGGCAAGGCCCTGAAGGACGGCAGGCGTGACCGGGTGGTGCTGGCCACGAAGGTGCATGGACGGATGGAGGACGATGAGCCGAACGCGCAGGGCAATCACCGGAGGCACATCATCCAGCAGTGCGAAGCATCACTTAGACGCCTGCAGACTGACTGGATAGACCTGTATCAGATCCATCGTCCGGACCCTTGCATCCCTGTGGATGAGACGCTGCGCGCGCTGGATGATCTGGTGCGGCAGGGCAAGGTGCGCTATATCGGGACCAGCACGTTCGCGGCTTGGCAGATCATGGAAGCACTCTGGGTTTCCAAAGAGCTCGGGTTGAACCGGTTCGTATGCGAGCAGCCGCCGTATCATCCGCTGGACCGGCGAATCGAGCGCGAGCTGGTCCCGATGGCGCTGACGTATGGCATTGGGCTCATCCCGTGGTCGCCGCTGGCTGGAGGGTTCTTCACCGGGAAATACCGTCGCGGGGAGCCGTTCCCGGAGGATGCGCGTCTGGCCGGCAGCTCCCGCCAATATGGGGATGCGGCTTTCGACGTGCTGGACGTGTTTGAGGAACTGGCACGGGAGAAGGGGGCGACGCCATCTCAGGTGGCTCTGGCCTGGAACGCGGCTCAGCCCGGCATCACCGCGCCCATCATCGGCCCGCGCACCATGGAGCAGCTTGAGGACAACCTGGGCGCGGCGGAGG
The sequence above is drawn from the Armatimonadota bacterium genome and encodes:
- a CDS encoding aldo/keto reductase, which codes for MQYRSLGRTGVKVSKLCLGCMMFGRKTDEAESIRMVHRAMDAGINFLDTANVYARGASEEITGKALKDGRRDRVVLATKVHGRMEDDEPNAQGNHRRHIIQQCEASLRRLQTDWIDLYQIHRPDPCIPVDETLRALDDLVRQGKVRYIGTSTFAAWQIMEALWVSKELGLNRFVCEQPPYHPLDRRIERELVPMALTYGIGLIPWSPLAGGFFTGKYRRGEPFPEDARLAGSSRQYGDAAFDVLDVFEELAREKGATPSQVALAWNAAQPGITAPIIGPRTMEQLEDNLGAAEVEITDSDRERIDAVAAPGRAIVPLYEAAWGPHPHRW